GCACAGAACGGACATCCTGCGGAGTCAGCATAGTCATTTCCTCCCGTTGCTTTTAATATTGAAAAAATTCGATGATTGACCGATCTTTTCTGCTTTTGCCGGGCAGTGCAGTCAGGTTGAAGCGGCCCTTGCCGCGCACCGTGAACACATCGCCCTCATATACCTGCGCATGAGGTTTATCCGCCGGCAGGTGGTTGATCTCCACCCTGCCCGCCTCGATCAGTTCCGAAGCCTGTCCTCGGCTGCAGTGCAGCATAGCTGCCAGCACAGCGTCCAGCCGCAGGGACGATACCGTTGCACTGTGCATCTCACGCTCCGCCTGCGGAAACTGCGGCACCTCGTCCAGCGTCAGCAGTTCCGTGGTCAGCTCCGTGTGCCCAGCCTGAAACAGTTCCCGGCAGATCAGCTGTGCTGCCGGTTCCAGCGCAAACACATAAGCTGTGCCCGGCTGATCCTCCGGCAGAACGATATCTCCCAGCGCCTCGCGCCGCAGCTCAAGGCCCATCAGACTGCCCAGGTAATCCTTGTGGGCGGGCAGCGCAGCCCCCGCCTGTGCACAGCATTGCAGCCGCACACAGCAGATGGGTGCTTCGCCGCAGCTGTACTCCGGCTCGATACAGAGCACCCTGCGCTCCGCATTCAGCCAGCCGCCCTCAAACCGGAAGCCCTCCTGCACACCGGCACGGCCCAGTGCCGCGCGGGCCAAGTCTTGCTCGCGGTCACTCAGGAAAGCCGAATACCGCGCAATGTCCCGGGAAAAGGCCGTGTGGGCCAAGTCCTCGATATGGCGCATGAGATAGCGTTCTTCATCGGTACGCGCAGGGATGAACCCGCGCGCCGCCTTGGGCTGCGGATCAATAGAACGCGCCATTGTTCTCCAGCTCGTCCAGCAGATCACCCATGATATCCACGTTGTACGGAGTGATGATGAAGGTGCTGTTGGCCACGCGCTTGATCTGGCCATTGTTTGCATATGCAACACCGGACAGGAAATCCACCAGACGGCGGGACACTTCCTTGTTGGTGGACTCCAGATTGAGCACCACGGTGCGCTTGTTGTTCAGGTGGTCAGCAATGGTACTGGCATCCTCAAAACGCTCAGGCTTGACCAGAACGACCTTGAGCTGAGTGGTGGCATTGATGTTGACCACCTTGCCGTTCTTCTTGGCACCCTCAACAGGCTCTTCATTTTCGTCGTCAGCACCAAGGCCGATGCCATTGTTATTGTTTACCATCTGGGGGCCATCGTCAATGTACTGATCCTCGTAATCGTCTTCCTGGTCAAACAGACCTTTCTTAATGCTGTCAAGCAAAGACATACAATCTGCTCCTTTCATTCGGGCAGCATGGCGCTGCCTGGCGTTCTTTGCAAATAGATGCAAATAATAGCTTTATCTATTATCGGATTTTTTGCCTCAGATGTCAATAACTACAAAAGCTTTCCATCATACAAATTTTGTCCGGAAACGATTATTTCGTCATAAAGCCTCACCTTGCTGACCGAGCCCTCGGTCCCTTCGGGCAGAACAAGGATGTAATCGCCGTCCGTGATGAGGGGATGGTCTGCGTCCACCGGGTCGATCGGGCAGAAGCGGGCAATGTTGCCAAGTTTCACGTACACACCTGGAATGTAGTTTTCGCCCTGCGTTTGTGCCTCGGTGCCATCCTCTTTTAAATAGTGCACAGCCGCAGCAGGCACCCGCAGGCCGCTGCGCTCTCCTACCGAGATGCGTGCTGCAGCCCGGTTCAGGCAAAGCACATCGCCGTTGATGGAGTTGCAGGCAAGCACAAAGCGGGCAAGGCCGCTGTCCTGATCGATCTCCACCTCGGTGACGGTGGCCTTGAGGCTGTTTTCCACCTGACCCGGGAAGCTGATCTCCACCGCTGTGCTCAGCGGCTTGCCGTTCTGACCCAGCAGCTTTTCGCCCTGCTTTGCAGTGCACACGCCCACATAGCGCCATGTGAACCCTGCCACGATCTTACCGGCGCAGCCGTCCAGTGCCAGCACTGGGTCGGACTGCAGATAGCCCTGCAGCTCCTGTGCGTTCAGTGCAAGGATATCATCGGCACTGGCATTGAGCCGTCCGCTGCTGGAAGAGCGCACAAAATAGCCGGTCTGCGGTGCAGTGATCTGCGCCGGGCTGCCCAGCTGCGCCTGCACGCTCTGGGACTGCTGGACCAGCGCAGTGATCTGATCGGTAAAGTTTGCAGCTTCGCCCGTTACCACCCAGAGCTTGTTCTGGGCCAACAGGTAGGCATTGGCATCATCATCCACCGCTTCATAATCGCTGTCGTCCAGCGTATCCAGCAGGTCATACAGCGCAGAAGAACGTTCTTTTAAAAGGGTATCCAGCTGCAGCGCAGAAGTGTTCTGCGATTTCTGCAGCAGGTTGATCTGATCATTCAGCTGGTTCAGCTGCAGGCGCAGCGAAGCCTGCGAAGCGTTGCTGTACACCTCTGCCACTGCGGTGCCCGCTGAAACGCGCTCGCCGTCGGCAGCAAGATATCCAAGGTTTCCGCTGCCTGCCACATAGCTTTCGTCGAACAGCAGAACTCCGTCGGCTTCCACCGTATCCGAAATGACCGCAGGCAGCGCAGTCTCATAAACATTCTGCGGGAACAGGATATGTGCGGCCTGATACACCACATAAATTGCTGCCAGCAGCAGAAACGCGATCAGCACGCCTGCCAGAGTGGTAAGCACATGCGGCGCATGGCGTTCCTTCTGGGTCTCATCCGGCATATCGATCATCCTTTCGCTAAAAATTCGCTAGTTTTGCGGATGGCAGTCTGCACTGCATCCGGTGCACCGGCATCCAGCCAGACCACATCGTCCATATGGCGGAACCAGGTCAACTGGCGCTTGGCATAGTTGCGGGATGCCTGCTTGAGCTTTTCCGTGCAGGCTTCCAGTGGAGCTGTCTGCTCAAAATACGGAAAGAACTCCTTGTATCCGATGGCCTGCGCTGCCGTGCGGAAGCTTTCCCGGTTCTGCCAGACATGCTCCGCTTCCTTTATAAGGCCCGCTTCCAGCATTTTGTCCACACGCAGGTCAATGCGGCGGTAAAGTACCGCGCGCTCTGGGAAATCCAGACCGAGGATCAGGCTGCGGTAGGGCCGCTCCGGTGGGAGAGACTCCGCCTTCTGTTCGCTCAGCTTTTTGCCGGTGGCACGATAATGTTCGAGTGCGCGCAGCACCCGCACCTGATTGTTCGGGTGGATAGCCGCAGCAGCTTCCGGGTCGGCCTGCTTCAGTTCTTCGTACATGGCAGCACCGCCTTTTGCAGCCAGTTCCGCCGCCAGTTGCTCCCGCAGACCGGCAGGTGCTTTTTCCTCTGTAAAGCGCACCCCATACAGAAAGCTCTGAACATACAGCCCTGTGCCGCCCACAAGGATGGGCAGCTTCTTCCGGGCAGAGATCTCTTCTTCCAGCTTTCCGGCCATGGCGGTAAAGTCTGCCACGCTGAAAGCCTTGTCCGGTGTAAGGATGTCCACGCCGTGATGCGGGATACCGCAGGTCTCCTCCGGTGTCACCTTTGCCGTGCCTATGTCCAGACCTTTATAGATCTGCATGGAATCACAGCTGATGACCTCGCCGGAAAAATGTTTTGCAAGTTCTACGCCCAGCGCTGTCTTTCCGGTTGCGGTAGGGCCGACGACGGCCACCACGGGATGTTTATACGATGCGTCCAAACTGCTTTTCCAGCTCCTTCCGGGTCAATTTGAGTACGCAGGGGCGGCCATGCGGGCAGAACGGCGGCACCTCGCCGGAAAGGATCTTTTCGGCCAGCGCCAGCAGTTCCTGCGGCGAGGACTTGTCCCCCGCCTTGATGGCCGCACGGCAGGAGATAGAATGCAGCACCCACTCGGTGTGCTCGTTCAGCGCATCATGGCCGCCCTTGAGCAGCTTATTTGCGATCTCCACCAGCAGGCTTTCGGCATTCTGCGGCTCCACATCTGCGGGCACCGCGCGCAGCACCACGGTATTGCCGCCAAAGTCCGCGATCTCAAGGCCCGCATTTTCCAGCAGAGGAATGTTATCCAGCAGGGCCTGCTTTTCCTCCGCAGCAAGGTCGATGGCAGCAGGCTCCAGCAGCATCTGGCTGGGCACATTGCCATAGTTCGCGGCTAGTTTTTCGTACAGCTGGCGCTCGTGGGCAGCGTGTTTATCGATCAGGCACAGCTCGTCGCCGCGTTCTGCAAGGATATATGTTCTGAACACCTCGCCCACATAGCGCAGCGGTTCCGGCTGATCCGCCGTCGGATCAAAGTTCATCTGTTCCGGCTCGGCCAGTACAGTTTCCTGTTCTGCCGCTTCCGGCGCATCCGGTTCTGTTTCTGCACAGGGTGCACTCTCAGGTTCTTCCTTTGGTGCTTCCTGCGCAGGGTTCCACGCTGCCATATGGTCCTGAGACGAATGCAGTTTTGTCTCACCAAATTCCGGTTCCACATCCAGCTGCGTTTCACTTGCCGCCGCACGGAACGGCTCTGGTGCCTTTGTCGTTTCCAGCTTCGGGCTGTGAAGGGTCACGAATGGATCCAGCATATCCTCGTTCTGAGCACTGCCTTTCCAGCGCGGCACACTGGGTGCTGTCGGTATTTGCATTGCAGCAGCCGGGGCAGGCTGCTGCGGTGCTGCGGCGGGTTTTGCCGGTTCCCAATGCTGCTGTGGCAGAACGCCCGGGTCTGCCTGTCCCCGAATGATCGCAGAAAGGCCTGTAAAGTTATTGTTCTTTACATCATTTTTGATTATATCAGCGTCTTTTTTTGAATTTTCAGCTTTTTCTTCTTCTTTGTCCGCTTCAAAGGTAAAAAGCCGTTCACCAGTGCCGGGCTGAGCCAATGCCAGCTTGACGGCATGATACACCACATCAAAAACATCATTTTCGCGGGCAAAGCGGGCTTCGATCTTGGCCGGATGCACATTGACATCCACAAGGTCGGCCGGCATTTCCAGCAGCAGAATGCCGCCCGGGAACTTGCCCTGCATCATGGTACCCTTGAACGCCATCTCCATACCGGCCATCATGGTGCGGTTGCGCACATAGCGGCCATTGATGTAAAAATGCTGCATGCTTCGGCTGGCGCGGCAGCTTTTGGGCGGGGTAATCAGACCGGTGATGCGGTACACGCCCTCCTGATTTTTCAGCTCAATGAGGTCCCGGCTGAACTCCCGGCCCAGCACCGCATAGGCTGCACCGCGCAGCTGGCCGTCGCCGGGCGTGACATACTGCAGCTTGCCCTCACGGATGAACTTGACGCTGACTTCCGGGTGGCTGAGCGCTACATGGGTAACTGTATCCGACACAAAGGTGCCCTCGGAGGAGTCCTTTTTGAGGAACTTCATGCGGGCAGGCGTGTTGTAAAACAGATCCTTTACCCGGATGGTGGTGCCCACAGCTCTGGCACCCGGCTCACGGGAGACCTCTTCCCCGCCCTCAATGCGGTAGACCGTGGCAAACTCGTCCACCTCTGTTCGGGTGGTCAGCTCTACACGGGCCACGCTGGCAATGGATGCCAGTGCTTCACCGCGGAAGCCAAGCGTATGGATGTTGGTCAGATCGTCCGGTGTTTCAATTTTGCTGGTGGCGTGGCGGATAAACGCCGTGGAGATATATTCTGCCTCGATGCCGGTGCCGTTATCGCTGATCTCGATCAGCTTGACGCCGCCGGATTCAATGCTGACGGTCACCTGCGTGGCACCGGCATCAATGGAGTTTTCCAGCAGCTCCTTAACAACGGATGCCGGACGCTCGACCACCTCACCGGCTGCGATCAGCTCGGCTGTGTGCTTATCCAGAACATGGATCACTGCCATGGTGTTTTCCCTCCTTGTATGGTCTGGGTCAGGTAGAGCAGTTTCATCTGTTCAGGCTGCCCTTCAGGGTCTTTTTCAGCTCGTAGAGGAAGTTCAAAGCCTCAATGGGGGTGAGTGTTTCCACATCCAGAGCTTCCAGCTTGTCCATCATCTCGCTGGGCACAGCCGGA
Above is a genomic segment from Faecalibacterium taiwanense containing:
- a CDS encoding S4 domain-containing protein; the encoded protein is MARSIDPQPKAARGFIPARTDEERYLMRHIEDLAHTAFSRDIARYSAFLSDREQDLARAALGRAGVQEGFRFEGGWLNAERRVLCIEPEYSCGEAPICCVRLQCCAQAGAALPAHKDYLGSLMGLELRREALGDIVLPEDQPGTAYVFALEPAAQLICRELFQAGHTELTTELLTLDEVPQFPQAEREMHSATVSSLRLDAVLAAMLHCSRGQASELIEAGRVEINHLPADKPHAQVYEGDVFTVRGKGRFNLTALPGKSRKDRSIIEFFQY
- the miaA gene encoding tRNA (adenosine(37)-N6)-dimethylallyltransferase MiaA, translating into MVAVVGPTATGKTALGVELAKHFSGEVISCDSMQIYKGLDIGTAKVTPEETCGIPHHGVDILTPDKAFSVADFTAMAGKLEEEISARKKLPILVGGTGLYVQSFLYGVRFTEEKAPAGLREQLAAELAAKGGAAMYEELKQADPEAAAAIHPNNQVRVLRALEHYRATGKKLSEQKAESLPPERPYRSLILGLDFPERAVLYRRIDLRVDKMLEAGLIKEAEHVWQNRESFRTAAQAIGYKEFFPYFEQTAPLEACTEKLKQASRNYAKRQLTWFRHMDDVVWLDAGAPDAVQTAIRKTSEFLAKG
- a CDS encoding cell division protein SepF — protein: MSLLDSIKKGLFDQEDDYEDQYIDDGPQMVNNNNGIGLGADDENEEPVEGAKKNGKVVNINATTQLKVVLVKPERFEDASTIADHLNNKRTVVLNLESTNKEVSRRLVDFLSGVAYANNGQIKRVANSTFIITPYNVDIMGDLLDELENNGAFY
- the mutL gene encoding DNA mismatch repair endonuclease MutL, translating into MAVIHVLDKHTAELIAAGEVVERPASVVKELLENSIDAGATQVTVSIESGGVKLIEISDNGTGIEAEYISTAFIRHATSKIETPDDLTNIHTLGFRGEALASIASVARVELTTRTEVDEFATVYRIEGGEEVSREPGARAVGTTIRVKDLFYNTPARMKFLKKDSSEGTFVSDTVTHVALSHPEVSVKFIREGKLQYVTPGDGQLRGAAYAVLGREFSRDLIELKNQEGVYRITGLITPPKSCRASRSMQHFYINGRYVRNRTMMAGMEMAFKGTMMQGKFPGGILLLEMPADLVDVNVHPAKIEARFARENDVFDVVYHAVKLALAQPGTGERLFTFEADKEEEKAENSKKDADIIKNDVKNNNFTGLSAIIRGQADPGVLPQQHWEPAKPAAAPQQPAPAAAMQIPTAPSVPRWKGSAQNEDMLDPFVTLHSPKLETTKAPEPFRAAASETQLDVEPEFGETKLHSSQDHMAAWNPAQEAPKEEPESAPCAETEPDAPEAAEQETVLAEPEQMNFDPTADQPEPLRYVGEVFRTYILAERGDELCLIDKHAAHERQLYEKLAANYGNVPSQMLLEPAAIDLAAEEKQALLDNIPLLENAGLEIADFGGNTVVLRAVPADVEPQNAESLLVEIANKLLKGGHDALNEHTEWVLHSISCRAAIKAGDKSSPQELLALAEKILSGEVPPFCPHGRPCVLKLTRKELEKQFGRIV
- a CDS encoding HlyD family efflux transporter periplasmic adaptor subunit; translation: MPDETQKERHAPHVLTTLAGVLIAFLLLAAIYVVYQAAHILFPQNVYETALPAVISDTVEADGVLLFDESYVAGSGNLGYLAADGERVSAGTAVAEVYSNASQASLRLQLNQLNDQINLLQKSQNTSALQLDTLLKERSSALYDLLDTLDDSDYEAVDDDANAYLLAQNKLWVVTGEAANFTDQITALVQQSQSVQAQLGSPAQITAPQTGYFVRSSSSGRLNASADDILALNAQELQGYLQSDPVLALDGCAGKIVAGFTWRYVGVCTAKQGEKLLGQNGKPLSTAVEISFPGQVENSLKATVTEVEIDQDSGLARFVLACNSINGDVLCLNRAAARISVGERSGLRVPAAAVHYLKEDGTEAQTQGENYIPGVYVKLGNIARFCPIDPVDADHPLITDGDYILVLPEGTEGSVSKVRLYDEIIVSGQNLYDGKLL